CGGAACCGGAAAGCAAATCCCATATGACCACCGGCAACTGGATCTTTGTTGCGGCGGCTGCATTGCTGGGAGTGATAAACCTGATCGACTTTGCCTTCCAGGGGCATGATTTCCGCGACCTGGGGGCGGCGGTTGGTTTGCTCTTCATTGCCTGGGGAGGCTACAAGGATATCACCATGGTGATGGTTGGCGGTGCTCTCCTGGCGATCGGATCAGTGGCCGCGAAATATCTATTGTAAGGTGGTTCTCGTCCGGCCTTGGGATACGATCTGGCCGACTGGCGCTTCCGTTGCATCGAGCCCTGTCGCTGAAACGGCGCACAATGATGGGCCTGGCTTGTTAAGCTGTTTCAAGGTGATGTTGAGGGAGCATCGGCATGAAGGCGGTAGTGATTACAGGTTGGGGGCTCGAACCTCGTTTAGTGGTTGGTGAGATGCCGGAGCCCGGTGAACCGGGGCCGGATGACGTGGTGGTACAAGTGCGGGCGGCTTCCGTTAATCCCAAGGACTGGAAGCTCAATTATCACCTCGCCCTGCTGGCGACTCCCGTGCTGAGCCGGCGACTCCCGCCACTGTTTGGCGATGATCTGGCGGGGACGGTGATCGCGACCGGGCGCAATGTCTCCGACTTTGAAGTTGGTGATGCGGTTTATGGCATGGACATGAATCTGCGCACCGCGTCCCTGGCGGAGCGGACACGTATCAAGCAGACGTGTATTGCCAAGAAACCGGTCTCGTTGTCGTTTCGCCAAGCCGCGGCCATGCCACTGGCGGCGCTTACCGCATTGCAAGGATTACGCAAGGGGCGGGCACGGGCTGGCAGTAAAGTGCTGATTATTGGCGCCTCCGGAGGAGTGGGAACTTTCGCGGTACAGATTGCCCGGGCGCTCGGCGCCAGGGTGACCGGAGTGTGTAGCGGTGGAAATACGGATTTCGTTCGTAACCTTGGTGCCGATGAGGTGATCGATTATACCCTTGGAGATTACCGCCGCGGCGCTGGGACCTTCGATCTGGTTTTTGATGTGGCCGCCAATGAATCCCCTCGCAGTTGCGCCGATCTGATCGCGCCCGGCGGCTGGTTCATTTCCACCGGAGGTCATGCCCGGTCGATGCTGGGGACACCGATATACCGTATGTTGGGCCGGAATGCGGCGAACATCATGGTGGCTCCTCGGCGCAAGGATCTGGAAATCTTGTCGGCCCTGGTGGATGAAGGAAAACTCAGGCCGGTGATCGACAGTGATTTTGATTTTACCGATATCGAGCAGGCCTACCAGCGTAGCCGCACCGGGCGCTGTCGGGGTAAGGTAGTGATTGGCGTCGCCGAAGAAGGTCCGTTCGGGTCGGTTTATGAAGAGCCCTGATGAAGACTACTTTCAAACTCTGAACGCTTGGTTTCAGGGAGGGAACATTGGTTGATTTCGTTTGCATAAACACAGACTCCGTTGAAATCAGTATTTCCGGAAACATCATCTCCGTTGCTTTTGATGATGTGGTGGGCATTCACGCCTATGCCCTGGAAATCCCGGCGTCCTTGCTGACCGTTGTTGTTCTTTCCACTGAGTCGGGCTACAACCTGGAAGTTCGAAGTGATATGGCGGGATGGAGCCCATTCCTGCGTGAGCTTGGTGAGCATCTTCCTCTGAAAGTACGGGACCTGTCCGGCCTTATTGGCCAGTTGACTGCCGATGCCCCAGTGGCGGAGCTGTATCCATAGACGAAGCCGTTAGGGGGGCCGGCTATTACGCAGGCGTCATAAGGAAAGGACGGATGCCGATAAGTACAATGAAAAAGACCGCGGACGAAAGGAACGACCTCTGGCGGGATATCTTCACCGCTCTGGGCTTATCCACCGGCGCCGCGGTTGCCTTGGGATTGTCTCGATTCGCATACGGTTTGCTACTGCCTCCGATGCAAGCGGATCTGCAATGGACATACGTTGAAGCCGGTGCGCTGAATACCGCGAATGGGGCAGGCTATATCTTCGGCGCGCTGGTGGCGGCCTGGTTGGCCCGGCGATGGGGAACGGCGCGAGCGTTCCTGGCGGGTTTCTCGGTGAGTGTTCTGGTCCTGCTCTTAACGGCAATGACGGCCAGCCTGTCTGCTCTCATCCTGTTACGAACCGTCGGTGGCGTTTCCACGGCGATTACTTTCATTCTCGGCGCTGGCTTGGTTTCCGCGATCTGTCCGCTGGAAAACCCTCGTCGCCGTGGGGCCCTGGTGGGTGTGTATGTGGCGGGAGTCAGTATCGGCGTTATTCTCGCCGGGGTGGCTTTACCGATCATCCTGCAGGGTGGCGTGCAGCGGTGGCCGGAGGGTTGGATAGTGTTGGGCCTGCTCGGCGCCGCCGGCTTGCCCGCCGCCTGGTTGGCCGCCCGCCGGGTGCGTCAGTCGGCGGGTGGCACCATGGCGTTGCTGAATGCCCGGGAGTGCCGGCGGATCGCACCGACGTTGATCGGCTACGGTGTTTTTGGGGCCGGTTATGTCGGTTACATGACCTTCATTATGGCGCTGCTGCAGGAGCAGGGTGGCAGTAGCGAGCAGATCATCTGGTTCTGGTTCACACTGGGGCTGCTGTCCGCCGTTACCAATCTCCTATGGGGACGGGTGCTGGGCGCTTTCAGTGATGGTCGCGGGCCGGCCCTGGTTTTCGCAACGGCTATGCTGGGCACCTTGCCGGTTCTGCTCTATCCGGGACCGGTGGCGATGTTCCTGTCGGCGATCCTGTTCGGCGGCAGCTTTATGGCGGGCCCCACCTCGATTACCATCGTTGCCCAGCGTCAGTTGTCGCCCGCGTCCTGGACCGCCGCCATCTCGCTGCTGACGGTGGGGTTTGCATTTGGCCAGACCATCGGCCCGATCCTGGCGGGCGCCATATCCGATGTGACGGGCAGCGTTGAAGCCGGCTTTTGGGTATCTCCGCTACTATTGGCTATTGCCGCCTGTGTGAATCTGTTGCAACGTCCCCCTGTACCGGCTGAGTCTCCGGCGCTTGCCGGTAAGTCCAGTTAGACACCTTTCAGGAGTTGCGAGGATGAAAAGCGCGAAAGTCTTCTGGGACAAGGCGGCACCTTGTTACGCCAAGAGCCCGGTCAAGGACGAAGAAACCTACCAGAAGAAGCTGTCGATAACCCGGAGCTATTTTCAGCGCGATTGGTCGGTGTTGGAGTTTGGCTGTGGTACCGGCAGTACCGCCATCCAACATGCCGCTCATGTGGACCATATTCTGGCCACGGATGTTTCTCCCAGGATGCTGGAGATCGCGGAACGGAAAGCTCGTGAGGCGGGAATCGGAAATATCCGCTTCCAGGAGGGGAGTCTGGAGACGCTGGACCTGGCGCCATCCAGCTTTGATGCGGTGCTGGGGTTGAATATCCTCCACTTATTGGAGGACGCCGAGGGCGCGATCCACCGTGTTCATGCCCTGCTTAAGCCTGGAGGGGTCTTTGTCTCCAGTACCGCGCTGGTGGCCGAGATGGCGTTCTATTGACGATGGGTGATTCCTGTCATGCAGCGTCTGGGATTTGCTCCTCATGTCAGCCCGTTGAGCCAGAAGGGGCTGGTGACGTTGCTGACCAATGCGGGGTTCTACATCGATCACGAATGGCGGGCAACAAGAGAGTCGGTTTTCATCATCGCCGGGAAGCCGTTGATATGAACTACGAGGAATTCAATGCATTTTGCCGCTCCCTGCCCGCGACCTCCCATGTCGTGCAGTGGGGCGGTTCCCATGTCTGGAAGGTCGGAGGCAAGGTTTTCGCTATCGGAGGGTGGCAAAAGGACGGCCAGCCGGCTTTCACTTTCAAGGCTTCGGATCTGAACTTCCATATTCTAAGTGAGGAGCCCGGATTCCGGCCG
This sequence is a window from Alloalcanivorax dieselolei B5. Protein-coding genes within it:
- a CDS encoding class I SAM-dependent methyltransferase; the protein is MKSAKVFWDKAAPCYAKSPVKDEETYQKKLSITRSYFQRDWSVLEFGCGTGSTAIQHAAHVDHILATDVSPRMLEIAERKAREAGIGNIRFQEGSLETLDLAPSSFDAVLGLNILHLLEDAEGAIHRVHALLKPGGVFVSSTALVAEMAFY
- a CDS encoding NAD(P)-dependent alcohol dehydrogenase, with the protein product MKAVVITGWGLEPRLVVGEMPEPGEPGPDDVVVQVRAASVNPKDWKLNYHLALLATPVLSRRLPPLFGDDLAGTVIATGRNVSDFEVGDAVYGMDMNLRTASLAERTRIKQTCIAKKPVSLSFRQAAAMPLAALTALQGLRKGRARAGSKVLIIGASGGVGTFAVQIARALGARVTGVCSGGNTDFVRNLGADEVIDYTLGDYRRGAGTFDLVFDVAANESPRSCADLIAPGGWFISTGGHARSMLGTPIYRMLGRNAANIMVAPRRKDLEILSALVDEGKLRPVIDSDFDFTDIEQAYQRSRTGRCRGKVVIGVAEEGPFGSVYEEP
- a CDS encoding MmcQ/YjbR family DNA-binding protein; the protein is MNYEEFNAFCRSLPATSHVVQWGGSHVWKVGGKVFAIGGWQKDGQPAFTFKASDLNFHILSEEPGFRPAPYLASRGMKWIQQYDAPVESDEQLRYYIKESHRIVASGLTKKKQRELGLAE
- a CDS encoding YbfB/YjiJ family MFS transporter, coding for MPISTMKKTADERNDLWRDIFTALGLSTGAAVALGLSRFAYGLLLPPMQADLQWTYVEAGALNTANGAGYIFGALVAAWLARRWGTARAFLAGFSVSVLVLLLTAMTASLSALILLRTVGGVSTAITFILGAGLVSAICPLENPRRRGALVGVYVAGVSIGVILAGVALPIILQGGVQRWPEGWIVLGLLGAAGLPAAWLAARRVRQSAGGTMALLNARECRRIAPTLIGYGVFGAGYVGYMTFIMALLQEQGGSSEQIIWFWFTLGLLSAVTNLLWGRVLGAFSDGRGPALVFATAMLGTLPVLLYPGPVAMFLSAILFGGSFMAGPTSITIVAQRQLSPASWTAAISLLTVGFAFGQTIGPILAGAISDVTGSVEAGFWVSPLLLAIAACVNLLQRPPVPAESPALAGKSS